The Alteromonas mediterranea DE genome contains the following window.
GAGCCGAAGTGCACGAGTTTTAATGGAAGGCTTTGTTCGCGTCCCCGTTGAGCAAAGTTAATACAACCTAGTGATTCCACTTTACCAATTGATTTAGACATAAGTATGAAACGCCCTCTGTAAGAGGGCTTTTTTTTCTTTTATTGGTTATTATCAAAGCTAAGATATTAAGAGTAGATCTCATGTATAAAGTTCTTGTAGTAGAAGACAGCTCGACTGTCCGAAAGATAGTTAATAAACTTATTGAGGATAATCCTCACTTTACGTGTGATCTGTGTGAAGATCTGGCTGAGGCGAAAAGTGCTCTTGAAAGTGACAATGAATATTTAGCGGCTATTGTTGATTTAAACCTTCCCGATGCGCCTAACGGCGAAAGCGTTGAGTTAGCCCTTTCTTATAACTTACCAACGATTGTATTGACTGGTAATTTCGATGAGTTCACCCGCGCACAATTGCTCGATCAAGGGGTATTAGACTACATAACCAAAGAGTCTCGCTATTCATACCTTCAAGTTTCTAAACTTGTGGATCGCTTAAGAAAGAACTTAACCACAAAAGTACTCGTGGTAGAAGATTCAAAAACCAGCCGTAACCACATTTGCTCGTTACTCCGTAAATTTCAATTTCAGGTGCACGAAGCCAACGATGGTTTAGAAGCGCTGGAAGTGCTAGATAACCATCGAGATATTAAAATGGTCATTGCTGACCACCGTATGCCTAATATGGATGGCTATGAGCTTGTTAGGACAATTCGTCACGAAAAACGCTTACAGGATTTGGTTTTCATCGGTCTGTCCGCTTCCGGTGACAGCGTTTTAACTTCTAAGTTTATCAAGAGCGGCGCGAACGATTTTCTTTCTAAGCCTTTTTATCACGAAGAATTCTACTGCCGAATCATGCAGAACCTTGAGTCTCAGGAAATGATTCAAACTATTCGCAATTCGGCTAATTTAGATCCGCTAACCAAGGTCTACAATCGTCGCTTTCTTTATGAAAAAGCAGACGAGCTCTTCTCCCGCAAGGCCACGAGAAGCAATGTGATTGTTTCAATGATTGATGCTGATAATTTTAAAGGCGTTAATGATACCTACGGACACAAAACCGGTGACGTGCTTTTACAAGAGTTCTCGGCCTTGATGAAGGACTATTTCCCAGACGATCTTATTGTGCGTTACGGCGGAGAGGAGTTTACGGTGGTGTCAGTGAGACCGCCCAAAGTTTACCTTTCTGCGCTCTCTGCATTTATGGATGCAGTTCGCACAACACAATTCACCAATCACAAATTCAACATTACCTGTAGTATTGGCGTTTGCGCTGAAGAACACCCGAGCTTAGAGTCACAATTAGAGGTGGCTGATGCCCGTTTATACAATGCGAAACGTGCAGGCCGAGATCAAATAATGCTCAGGGATACTGCTTCTAAATCCGCTCAGTTAGTCTAACCCTATTACAAAAACCAATCTCTAATTGGTAAGGTAGCTGCCCCAACGGCTACCGGGCATTCGGTTACGCCGGCACACACTATTTCAGGCATGGGGCGCTTCGCGCCTCGTCTAAATTGTGCATAAACATCTATTCTAGGAATAACTTTTTCAGCCAGTTTAGTGGGAATATGCCCACCAATGATAATAGCTTGGCTGTCCAGTAATGCTGAACTTGCGGTAGCAACCAAATCAAATGAGTCCTGAACTTTATAAATCCATTCATCAACCCCGGGCCAATTTGGATCGAAGACTTCATTTAATCGGTACATCGACGGTACTTCTACGCCATGTTTTAAGAGTATGCGCTCTAAAAGCTGGAGATTAGGATGACTGTAGAGTTTGGCAGGTAACATATCGCCGAGTTCTCCAGCGTTTCCATGAGTTCCGCGGATCATATCGCCATTGTTAATAAGGCCACCACCAAAGGCACTCGATACAAAGAAGTACACAAAGTTTTTGTACTTCCTGCCCACTCCAGCTATTCCCTCACCCGCTGCTGCGCCTGTACCGTCGTTTACCACCCAAGAGGGTAAATTAAACGCCTCGGCAACGGTATCGGCAATATTAATATCTGCCCACTCTTCTATGGCATGGTGCGTATTCATTCTACCATCTGTGGAACTGAAGAAGCCTGATATACCCACGCCAATACCCAGTATACGAGCACTATCAATATTAAACTTAGTGGACATCGACTCTACCTCTGAAGCCGCTTTAGATAGGACCGATGCAATGCCCATGTCATCTAATTCCACATGCTTTGTCGCAACGACTTCGCCTTTAAGATTCATTAACGCTATCGATATTGCGTCTAACAGCACCGATAGCCCATAGCAATAAGCAAAGTCTGGGTTAGGCTCTAAACCTGATGAAGGCTTGCCTGAGTCGCTTACACTATGAATAAGGCCGTCTTCCACTAGACTGTTTACCAATCGTGAAACGGTTTGCTGAGGAATTTTAGTACGGCTTGATATTTCCCGTTGGGTAATGCCGTGTGTCCAAAACACCTCTTTCACAATGGCTTTCTGGTTATCTTGAAGCAACTTATCCCCCTTTCCTAGGGTAAAGGCGCTGCGCAATAACTGATTATTTCTCGCCGATGTAAGCATAGATTTTACTTTCAACATGTTCGAATTAAGCTAGCGCTATTATACGTAAGTGATAGGCAGATCTCACCAACATAGCGCACTTAAGCAATACAAATCACTCTAAAATCATTTACGTTAGTGCGTGTAGGGCCAATTTTGATATGGCTGCCCAACGCATCAAAAAAGCCAAAACTATCGTGTTCCGCTAATAGTGCGTTTATATCTAGTCCATTTTGCGTCGCTCGGGTAAGGGTATGCTCGTCTATGAAACCACCGGCAACGTCTTTACTTCCATCTACACCATCAGTGTCGGCAGCTAGTGCACAGATACCTGCTTCACCTTTAAGCGCGTTTGCTAGCGCCATAAGGTACTCTTGGTTTGGTCCGCCTTCACCTTGGGAATCGCCCAATGTCACGGTAAGTTCACCACCGGAGAGTAATAAAATAGGCTTACCCGCTTTTTTATGTTCAAGGGCGATCTCTGCATGACGTTTTGCTACCTTCTGCGCCTCGCCCTTTTCAGTGTAACTAATAATATGGGTGTCCCAACCATTAGCATTGGCTTTTTTGACCGCAGCATCAATCGCGCTTTGTGCATTAGCCACTAGTGTATAATCGCCAGTAACCCTAGGGAGTTCAGGAGCGCGAGCTAAATATCCTCGAATGTTCGATGAAGTATCGAACCCGTATTTGTCTAAAATGGCAAGGGCATCGTGTGGCGTTGATGTATCTTGTACGGTAAGACCCGAAGCGATAAATGCCGGGTCATCACCGACGACATCTGAAATAACCAAGCTGGTGTTATGGCCTTTAGATGCGGCAGCTAACCTTCCGCCTTTTATCACTGACACATGCTTTCGCACCGTATTCATTTCTTCAATGCTAGCGCCACTTCGCAGTAAAAATTTGTGCAGTGCCAATTTATCGTCAAGGGAAATAGTACTTGGCGGCGCGCAAGCTAATGAGGAGCCACCACCAGAGATAAGAAAAATCACTTTGTCGGTAGGTGCTACACGAGAAGCCATGGCAAGGAGTGCTTTGGCGCCTTCAACACTGTTTTCATCGGGTACTGGGTGCGCAGCAAGACGCACTTCGATATTCCCTGTAGGCGCTGTATTTTCATAGCCGTAACGGGTAACAACTAAGCCGTAGGCGTTGTCGCCGAAATAGTTATATGCCTCTACCGCCATATCGGCAGCCGCTTTACCTGCACCTAAAATGCACACGCGCTCGCCCTTTGAAAAAGTCGAAAAATAATCAGGCAAGCAATGCTTTGGTTTACTTACCCGAACCGCTTCTTCATACAGTGAAAAGAGAAATGTTTTATTCATGAAAAAACCTTTTATAAAAGCCCTCTAAAAGGGCTTTATGAAAACAGCGATGGCATTAGTAAGCATACTGCCAGCATGATAATAAAAAAGCCTACTAGGATAACAACGTCTTTCGTAGTAAGAATTGAGTGGAATTTAAGTTGTTTAACGTTTTCTGCTAGCGTTGCTGACGGCCAAACATAGCGCGCGACCAAGGCGACGGCGCACGTTACAACAAAACCAATAACGTTCCACCAAAACCAAAAGATATCAGGTACAGAGAGCCAAATTACAATATTCGTACTTACGCCGGCAATCAGCCCTAAATTTACGTGTTTTCCAACCAGCGCCTTGCTCGCCACCGCTAATAAGAACAAGGCCAGAATAGGACCGTAAAAAACAGAGCCTACTTTGTTGATAGCCTCAATAATAGTAGGAGCAATATTGCCCGCATACAACGACAGAACAAGGGTAACGCCACCCCAAATAAGCCCGGTGATTTTTGCCACTTTTAAATAGCTTTGATGCTCAAGCTGTTTATTTGTAATACGGCAGTAATCCTCAACGGTAACCGCTGATAATGAGTTGATAGCGGAACTAAGAGAAGACATCGCAGCAGATAAAATAGCCACAATTAAAAGGCCAATTAAGCCATGAGGGAGATAGTTAAGAATAAACGTAGGCATCAACCAATCCGGATTATCAGCGGGGATTTTATTGAAAAACTCGGTATTGGTTAGCGCTAGAGTACCTACTATAAGCCCAGAGAAACAGTACAATAAGGTAATTGGAAAACGGATGATGCCGTTAGCCACAATCATTTTTCGCAAGTCGTTTTCATTTCTTGCCGATAACGCGCGCTGTGCTTGAGTTTGGTCACAACCATAATAGGACGCGTACAATATGATACCGCCAAATAGCATTGGCAAGAAGCCAAAACCATCGCCGCTGAACCCCAAAGAAGAAAAATCGATGGCGGTTAAACGCTCTTTAGGCGCTTGTTCAACTAGTACGTCCACACCGCCTAACGCGTGTAAGCCTATGGCAATGCACGCGATAGTACCAAGTACAATGATAATCATTTGGATAGCATCAGCATAAACCACTGCCTTCATACCACCTTGAAGAGAATAAAGCACTGTTATGATGCCGGTAAGTACGACCGCCTGCCAAGCTTCAATCCCCATTGTTCCTTGTAAAATAATGGAGACTGCATAAATCATAATGCCAGTAGCAAACGCGCGGCTAAATTGAAAAACGATACTAATAAGAACACGGGTTAAACGGCCGAAACGCTGCTCTAAGAAATCATAAATACTCACGACACCTGATTTGTACAATGAAGGAAGAATGGTGCCGAGCAGCAGGATCATGGCAATGGGAATTCCCAGCTCATAAGACAACCAAATCATACCGCCACCATCGCGAAGGCCAA
Protein-coding sequences here:
- a CDS encoding response regulator, yielding MYKVLVVEDSSTVRKIVNKLIEDNPHFTCDLCEDLAEAKSALESDNEYLAAIVDLNLPDAPNGESVELALSYNLPTIVLTGNFDEFTRAQLLDQGVLDYITKESRYSYLQVSKLVDRLRKNLTTKVLVVEDSKTSRNHICSLLRKFQFQVHEANDGLEALEVLDNHRDIKMVIADHRMPNMDGYELVRTIRHEKRLQDLVFIGLSASGDSVLTSKFIKSGANDFLSKPFYHEEFYCRIMQNLESQEMIQTIRNSANLDPLTKVYNRRFLYEKADELFSRKATRSNVIVSMIDADNFKGVNDTYGHKTGDVLLQEFSALMKDYFPDDLIVRYGGEEFTVVSVRPPKVYLSALSAFMDAVRTTQFTNHKFNITCSIGVCAEEHPSLESQLEVADARLYNAKRAGRDQIMLRDTASKSAQLV
- a CDS encoding ROK family transcriptional regulator; the encoded protein is MLKVKSMLTSARNNQLLRSAFTLGKGDKLLQDNQKAIVKEVFWTHGITQREISSRTKIPQQTVSRLVNSLVEDGLIHSVSDSGKPSSGLEPNPDFAYCYGLSVLLDAISIALMNLKGEVVATKHVELDDMGIASVLSKAASEVESMSTKFNIDSARILGIGVGISGFFSSTDGRMNTHHAIEEWADINIADTVAEAFNLPSWVVNDGTGAAAGEGIAGVGRKYKNFVYFFVSSAFGGGLINNGDMIRGTHGNAGELGDMLPAKLYSHPNLQLLERILLKHGVEVPSMYRLNEVFDPNWPGVDEWIYKVQDSFDLVATASSALLDSQAIIIGGHIPTKLAEKVIPRIDVYAQFRRGAKRPMPEIVCAGVTECPVAVGAATLPIRDWFL
- a CDS encoding glycerate kinase type-2 family protein — protein: MNKTFLFSLYEEAVRVSKPKHCLPDYFSTFSKGERVCILGAGKAAADMAVEAYNYFGDNAYGLVVTRYGYENTAPTGNIEVRLAAHPVPDENSVEGAKALLAMASRVAPTDKVIFLISGGGSSLACAPPSTISLDDKLALHKFLLRSGASIEEMNTVRKHVSVIKGGRLAAASKGHNTSLVISDVVGDDPAFIASGLTVQDTSTPHDALAILDKYGFDTSSNIRGYLARAPELPRVTGDYTLVANAQSAIDAAVKKANANGWDTHIISYTEKGEAQKVAKRHAEIALEHKKAGKPILLLSGGELTVTLGDSQGEGGPNQEYLMALANALKGEAGICALAADTDGVDGSKDVAGGFIDEHTLTRATQNGLDINALLAEHDSFGFFDALGSHIKIGPTRTNVNDFRVICIA
- a CDS encoding sodium:solute symporter, whose translation is MNFLDYIVVIGYLAILLYMGFALRQQENKGDYFLGGRTLGWKPLTLSVMATQLSAISFISAPAFVGLRDGGGMIWLSYELGIPIAMILLLGTILPSLYKSGVVSIYDFLEQRFGRLTRVLISIVFQFSRAFATGIMIYAVSIILQGTMGIEAWQAVVLTGIITVLYSLQGGMKAVVYADAIQMIIIVLGTIACIAIGLHALGGVDVLVEQAPKERLTAIDFSSLGFSGDGFGFLPMLFGGIILYASYYGCDQTQAQRALSARNENDLRKMIVANGIIRFPITLLYCFSGLIVGTLALTNTEFFNKIPADNPDWLMPTFILNYLPHGLIGLLIVAILSAAMSSLSSAINSLSAVTVEDYCRITNKQLEHQSYLKVAKITGLIWGGVTLVLSLYAGNIAPTIIEAINKVGSVFYGPILALFLLAVASKALVGKHVNLGLIAGVSTNIVIWLSVPDIFWFWWNVIGFVVTCAVALVARYVWPSATLAENVKQLKFHSILTTKDVVILVGFFIIMLAVCLLMPSLFS